Proteins co-encoded in one Rhopalosiphum maidis isolate BTI-1 chromosome 2, ASM367621v3, whole genome shotgun sequence genomic window:
- the LOC113552557 gene encoding uncharacterized protein LOC113552557: MSLILTISFPVRQVAFKPIKAMNEYRIYRQCTHVQTDRSTKIKQTNMIIKSIFIQIMFWWSLSTMVGCIPVEEPSERRITIDSVPLPDIPMASEESVHMLTAVRFPPPALFFANPDKKWSLDDFEKSDQATTYSVTDDMSETQDQQDSYPQQDLATTLEPETQTEVETTTIGAAVGELVNRLQQTASDGHVESLRPTGDGHTESHQPIGDGLVESLRPTGDGHAESHQPIGDGLVESLRPTGDGHAESHQHTSDGLVESLRPTGDGHTESHQPTGDKLVESLQPARDRLSSSRPTTVDRLIVTSKQQQLPVHNAKQRPADRWSEKRWTTSRDRLRRPVASENDRSPIRTIVLTSRPLPVPGADVRFPDVEYAVARLGERKNLHDFHRQ, encoded by the exons AATATCGAATATACCGTCAGTGTACACATGTGCAGACTGATAGAAGTACTAAAATCAAGCAAAccaatatgataattaaatctatcttcatacaaatt ATGTTTTGGTGGTCGCTATCGACAATGGTCGGCTGTATCCCGGTGGAGGAACCAAGTGAACGACGGATAACTATAGACAGCGTTCCGCTCCCTGACATTCCAATGGCCAGCGAAGAGAGCGTTCACATGCTAACGGCCGTCCGATTCCCACCACCAGCGCTGTTCTTCGCAAATCCTGACAAGAAATGGTCACTGGACGATTTCGAAAAATCTGATCAGGCCACCACATACTCGGTCACTGACGATATGTCAGAAACGCAGGACCAACAAGACTCATACCCACAACAGGACCTAGCCACCACCCTCGAACCAGAAACGCAAACAGAAGTCGAGACGACCACCATAGGGGCCGCAGTCGGCGAATTAGTAAATAGACTACAACAAACGGCCAGTGACGGACACGTGGAAAGTTTGCGGCCGACTGGTGACGGACATACGGAAAGTCATCAGCCTATCGGTGACGGACTCGTGGAAAGTTTGCGGCCGACTGGTGACGGACATGCGGAAAGTCATCAGCCTATCGGTGACGGACTCGTGGAAAGTTTGCGGCCGACTGGTGACGGACATGCGGAAAGTCATCAGCATACCAGTGACGGACTCGTGGAAAGTTTGCGTCCGACTGGTGACGGACATACAGAAAGTCATCAGCCTACCGGTGATAAACTCGTGGAAAGTCTGCAACCCGCCCGCGACCGACTATCGAGCAGTCGGCCGACCACCGTTGATCGACTCATCGTCACGTCAAAACAGCAACAGCTACCGGTGCATAATGCGAAACAACGGCCGGCAGACCGTTGGTCGGAAAAGCGATGGACGACCTCCCGAGACCGATTACGACGCCCTGTCGCATCAGAAAACGACCGATCGCCAATCCGGACCATCGTTTTAACCAGCCGACCGCTTCCGGTGCCCGGCGCCGATGTCCGATTTCCCGACGTCGAGTACGCGGTGGCTCGTCTTGGCGAGCGGAAGAACTTGCATGATTTCCACCGACAATAG
- the LOC113554644 gene encoding uncharacterized protein LOC113554644: protein MAHELKSVSAMVDDNLTPYELLTFVINAGDFAPNLSIALRILITLPVSVATGERSFSKLKLIKTYLRSTMKNERLCGLAMISIEHEVGQELTEKKLVDDFAKLKARKHL, encoded by the coding sequence ATGGCCCATGAATTAAAGTCAGTATCAGCTATGGTTGATGATAACTTAACACCTTATGAACTCTTAACATTTGTGATAAATGCAGGTGACTTTGCACCAAACCTATCCATTGCCTTACGAATTTTGATAACATTACCAGTATCAGTGGCAACTGGTGAAAGAAGTTTTTCGAAATTGAAACTTATCAAAACATACTTACGCTCAACAATGAAAAACGAACGACTTTGTGGTCTAGCCATGATCTCAATTGAACACGAAGTTGGTCAAGAATTAACAGAGAAAAAGTTAGTCGACGATTTTGCTAAGTTAAAAGcaagaaaacatttataa
- the LOC113552558 gene encoding zinc finger MYM-type protein 1-like, whose protein sequence is MSDGRQRLSGAEYRKRKREKEAVIKKQSNSIKKFLTGSSSSLNISNAVVVQPSEVVDSFSVIDATVPSETTVAKSSTENVISTDPAEWPLIINNDFKTLLVEKGPPAPLNANFVFPSDDQGRKFTQFHYKRSMSNGENVTRTWLVYSISNDVIFCFCCKLFDNSNSKLALEGYNDWRHCTQMLKGHETSKNHLTAYSTWLELSLRLKKTKTIDDVNQRILESECRHWNEVLQRIMSVVQFLGHQNLAFRGSSDQLFKHNNGNFLKLIELMAKYDSVMAEHVRRIINSKKNISHYLGKDIQNEMINLLAQSIKSRIVTMVSEAKYYSIILDCTPDISHSELMTIIIRFVSIEDSKVTIREHFLGFISVENSTGENLCDVLLNILRELNIPLSNMRGQGYDNGANMKGVHSGVQRHIRNINPRAFFVPCSAHSLNLVVNDAAKSSKEAVAFFDIIQKVFNFFSASTIRWQILLKHVKELTLKPLSQTRWESRIDALKPFRNYIGEIYDALFEISENINLDPMVKHEAECLCNLIKTFKFICSVVIWYDILNHINPVNKLMQKPNFDISLALGILETLLKHLNELRSEESFEKMIIDSTALATEMGVESVFENSRGRVKPRRTRKHFDYEHNDEPL, encoded by the exons ATGTCGGATGGTAGACAGCGACTTTCAGGTGCAGAATATAGGAAAAGAAAACGTGAAAAAGAAgctgtaattaaaaaacagtctaattctatcaaaaaatttttaacggGTTCTTCctcttcattaaatatttcaaatgctGTAGTTGTACAACCTAGTGAAGTTGTTGACTCTTTCTCAGTTATAGATGCCACTGTACCTTCTGAAACTACAGTAGCCAAAAGTTCAACAGAAAATGTTATCAGTACAGACCCTGCGGAATGgcctttaattattaataacgacTTTAAAACATTGTTGGTTGAAAAAGGCCCTCCTGCTCCGTTAAATGCAAATTTTGTATTTCCTTCAGATGATCAAGGACGAAAATTCACACAATTTCATTACAAACGAAGTATGAGTAATGGAGAAAATGTCACAAGAACATGGCTTGTATACTCTATTTCCAATgacgtaatattttgtttttgctgTAAACTATTTGATAATTCAAACTCTAAGTTGGCTTTAGAAGGGTATAATGACTGGAGGCATTGTACACAAATGTTAAAAGGACATGAAACatcaaaaaatcatttgacCGCATATAGTACATGGTTAGAATTGTCATTgaggttaaaaaaaacaaaaacaattgatGACGTAAACCAACGTATTTTAGAATCTGAGTGTAGGCATTGGAATGAAGTTTTACAACGTATCATGTCGGTAGTACAATTTCTCGGTCATCAAAATTTAGCTTTTCGTGGATCATCTGATCAgttattcaaacataataatggaaattttttaaaattaattgaacttATGGCTAAGTATGATTCTGTGATGGCTGAACATGTaagaagaataattaatagtaaaaaaaatataagccaTTATTTAGGAAAAGATATTCAAAATgagatgattaatttattagctcAGTCTATTAAGTCTCGCATAGTTACTATGGTTAGCGAAGcgaagtattatagtattatactagatTGTACTCCTGATATAAGTCACTCGGAGCTcatgactattattattcgttttgtGTCAATTGAAGATTCAAAAGTTACCATACGTGAACATTTTCTTGGTTTTATTTCAGTTGAAAATAGTACTGGAGAAAATCTATGCGatgtacttttaaatatattacgtgAGCTGAATATACCTTTGAGTAATATGCGAGGACAAGGATATGACAATGGAGCCAATATGAAAGGTGTGCACTCCGGAGTCCAACGGCACATTCGAAATATTAATCCACGTGCATTTTTTGTTCCTTGTAGTGCGCATTCCTTAAATCTTGTTGTAAATGATGCCGCAAAATCTTCAAAAGAAGCTGTAgcgttttttgatataattcaaaaagtattcaactTTTTTTCTGCCTCAACTATTCGTTGgcaaattcttttaaaacatGTTAAAGAACTAACACTCAAACCATTAAGTCAAACCCGGTGGGAAAGTCGAATAGACGCACTTAAACCGTTTCGAAATTACATAGGTGAAATTTATGATGCTTTGTTTGAAAtatcagaaaatataaatttagatcCGATGGTAAAACATGAAGCTGAATGTTTATGTaatcttattaaaacatttaaatttatttgttctgTTGTCATTTGGTACGACATACTTAATCATATAAAtccagttaataaattaatgcaaaAACCAAATTTTGACATATCTTTAGCTTTGGGCATTTTAGAAACtttattgaaacatttaaatgaacTGAGATCTGAAGAATCTTTTGAGAAAATGATTATAGATTCAACAGCACTTGCGACGGAAATGGGAGTAGAGTCTGTTTTTGAGAACTCACGGGGTAGAGTTAAACCACGACGTACTCGTAAACACTTTGATTATGAACACAACGATGAACCA CTATAA